One window of the Papaver somniferum cultivar HN1 unplaced genomic scaffold, ASM357369v1 unplaced-scaffold_115, whole genome shotgun sequence genome contains the following:
- the LOC113329228 gene encoding macrophage migration inhibitory factor homolog isoform X1, protein MPCLNVSTNVNLEGVNTSPILSEISKAVANIIGKPEAYVMVLLKGSVPMSFGGSEENSAFGELTSIGGLNADVNKKLSAAIAAILEDKISVSRSRFFIKFTDTKASSLKLLGDLLWHMLRSHSFSHWSDGCLHQH, encoded by the exons ATGCCTTGCTTGAATGTATCAACGAACGTGAACTTGGAAGGGGTGAACACTTCTCCAATCCTCTCTGAAATCTCTAAAGCTGTTGCCAACATCATTGGTAAACCTGAAGCT TATGTTATGGTTCTACTGAAAGGATCAGTCCCTATGTCATTCGGCGGGAGTGAAGAGAACAGCGCATTTGGTGAGCTAACATCTATTGGAGGTCTTAATGCCGATGTAAACAAGAAACTGAGTGCCGCGATTGCAGCAATTCTCGAAGACAAGATCTCTGTGTCCAGATCTCGCTTCTTTATCAAGTTCACTGACACAAAGGCAAGCAGTCTAAAACTCCTCGGAGATCTACTTTGGCATATGTTGCGTAGTCATTCATTTAGTCATTGGTCTGATGGATGCTTACACCAACATTAG
- the LOC113329228 gene encoding macrophage migration inhibitory factor homolog isoform X2, whose amino-acid sequence MPCLNVSTNVNLEGVNTSPILSEISKAVANIIGKPEAYVMVLLKGSVPMSFGGSEENSAFGELTSIGGLNADVNKKLSAAIAAILEDKISVSRSRFFIKFTDTKGSNFGWNGSTF is encoded by the exons ATGCCTTGCTTGAATGTATCAACGAACGTGAACTTGGAAGGGGTGAACACTTCTCCAATCCTCTCTGAAATCTCTAAAGCTGTTGCCAACATCATTGGTAAACCTGAAGCT TATGTTATGGTTCTACTGAAAGGATCAGTCCCTATGTCATTCGGCGGGAGTGAAGAGAACAGCGCATTTGGTGAGCTAACATCTATTGGAGGTCTTAATGCCGATGTAAACAAGAAACTGAGTGCCGCGATTGCAGCAATTCTCGAAGACAAGATCTCTGTGTCCAGATCTCGCTTCTTTATCAAGTTCACTGACACAAAG GGTTCCAACTTTGGATGGAATGGGTCCACTTTCTAA